The sequence CAACTTCCGCCGCTTACCGAAATGGTGATTGGCATCTCGCTGGCCATTCGACAATTCGCCCTGCTGGGTTCGCTGGTACTCCTGGCCGTTTTCGCGGGTGGCTATAGCTGGCTGGGCTCGGAGCGCGGCCGGCTCTTCCTCGACCGCGGCAAGATGAGGCTGCCCATCCTGGGCGATGTCTGGATCAAGTATCAGACCGCCCAATTTTCCCGCACGCTGGCCACCCTTCTCTCCGGCGGCACGCCGCTGGTGAACTCGCTCGAAACCGCCGCCTCCTCGGTGCCCAGCCCGCTGATCGGCTCCGCGCTCAGCAAGGCCAACCGGCGGGTCAAGGATGGGCAGTCGCTGCACGCCAGCCTGGAAGCCACCGCTTTGCTCCCGCCGATGGCCATCGAGATGATCGAGGTGGGCGAGGCCACCGGAGCCTTGCCCCAGATGTTAACCAGCGTGGCCGAGTTCTACGAAGAGGACGTCAACACAAGCATGGCAACGCTCACGTCGCTGATCGAGCCGGCCATGTTGCTTTTCATGGGCTTTGTGGTAGCGTTTATTTTGATCTCGCTCTATTTGCCCATTTTTTCGCTGGGCGCTCAGACGCGGTAAAAGCAAGGATGGATATGGAAAATCGTCCCCTTCATGCCAACGCGCTTCCGGAGGAAACGGAAGAGCGGGAGCGAACACGCCGCCTGGCGGAACGCTACCGGTGCCCCTTCATTGAGCTCCACGACCATCACATTGACCCGGAACTCTTCCGCTCCATCCCGGCGGATTTGATGTTTCGTTACAATTTTGTGCCCCTGGAAGCGGTCAACAACACCCTGGTGATTGCCGTTTCCGACCCGAGCCGGGTCCCGCAAACCGACGAGCTGGCGCTGTTGCTTGGCCGCAAGCTGGCCCTCAAGGTGGCCACCGCGACTGAAATCGGCGATCTTTTGAAGCGCACCGAGCAATCCCAACGAGTACTCGAGCAAGCCACCGAGGGTTTCACCCTGGATGTGGTTCCGGAAGAAGAGGGCGAGGAAACGATCTCGATCGATCGCCTGACCAAGGATACCGGGGTGAGCCCGGTGGTGCGGCTGGTGGACACGCTGATTTTTACGGCGCTGGAGCGTCGGGCGAGCGACATTCACATCGAGAGCGGCGATCAGGAAGTCGCCGTCAAGTATCGCATTGACGGGGTTCTCCAGTTCGCCATGCAGCCCATCTCGAAAGAATGGCAAGCCACCATCCTTTCGCGCATCAAGGTCATGTCGGAGCTGGACATCGCCGAGCGACGCATTCCCCAGGACGGTCGCTTCCGGGTGCGCTACAAGGGCCGCTACATTGATTTTCGCGTTTCCATCATGCCTTCCATTAACGGTGAGGATGCGGTCTTGCGCGTGCTGGACAAAGAAACCCTCAGCGAGAAATTTCGCCACCTCAATCTGGATGTCATCGGCTTTGACGAGAGCGATCTGAGGAAGTT comes from Candidatus Acidiferrales bacterium and encodes:
- a CDS encoding GspE/PulE family protein, encoding MENRPLHANALPEETEERERTRRLAERYRCPFIELHDHHIDPELFRSIPADLMFRYNFVPLEAVNNTLVIAVSDPSRVPQTDELALLLGRKLALKVATATEIGDLLKRTEQSQRVLEQATEGFTLDVVPEEEGEETISIDRLTKDTGVSPVVRLVDTLIFTALERRASDIHIESGDQEVAVKYRIDGVLQFAMQPISKEWQATILSRIKVMSELDIAERRIPQDGRFRVRYKGRYIDFRVSIMPSINGEDAVLRVLDKETLSEKFRHLNLDVIGFDESDLRKFRRYIHEPYGMVLVTGPTGSGKTTTLYAAISEIKTDEDKIVTIEDPVEYQIRGITQIPVNEKKGLTFARGLRSILRHDPDKIMVGEIRDMETAQIAIQSALTGHLVFTTVHANNVVDVIGRFINMGVEPYNFVSALNCILAQRLVRVTCESCKRAVRYSRETLAESGLDPAEWSQYTLYEGPGCIECSGTGFRGRTAIEELLDLSDRIREMIVNRRPTSEIKRAAKEEGMTFLRETGLRKVRAGVTTLREINKVTFIENV